One Streptomyces umbrinus genomic window, ACTGCGGGCGGCTCTGGGCCGGCTCCCTCGCCCGGTGACGCTCTGCAACACGCGAGGAGTCCCCGCCCCGAGCACGGCGGAGCTCGCCCTGACCCTGATCCTCGCCTCGCTGCGGGGCATACCGGAGGCACTCCGCGCCCAGGACCGCGGGGCGTGGAGCCCGCAGTTCGCCCCCTCCCTGTACGGCCGGTCCGTGCTCATCGTCGGCTACGGAGCCGTCGGGTCCGCGGTGGAGGACCTCCTGGCGCCCTTCGGTTGCGCGGTGACCCGCGTCGCGAGCGAGGAACGGGACTCGCGCCGGGGGCCGGTGCAGTCCGTGACTCGGCTGCCCGATTTCCTCGCGGACGCGGACGTCGTCGTGCTGTCCATCCCGCTCACCCCGCAGACCCGTCAGCTCTTCGACGCGGGCCTGCTGGCCCGCATGAAGGACGGTGCCCTGCTCGTCAACGTGTCCCGAGGAGCCGTCCTCGACACCGACGCCCTGCTGAAGGAGGCACACACCGGTCGGTTGCGGGCCGCGCTCGACGTGACGGACCCCGAACCGCTGCCGCAGGCACATCCGCTCTGGACGACACCGGGCGTGCTCATCACCCCGCACGTCGGAGCGTTCACCCTCTCCCTGTGGCCGCGCCTCGAAGCGCTCATCCGACGCCAATTGGCCCGATTCGCCGCCGGCGAGGAGCTCGAGAACATCGTGCCCCGCTGACGTTGCTGACCCTGCTGACCTCGGGCCGGGCCGCCGGCGTCACACCCCGGCCGTCTCACCGGTCAAGGTGTCGACAGAAGTGCACGAATCATGTGGGAACGGCACAGGCATGGACGAGTCTGCCTGACCGCGTCGTATGCACGCCGAACGGGCCTTGCGGCCGGGGCCCGGGAGTGCGGCTCGGGCCGCGGTGAGCGTCGGGTGACGCAGAGATGAGTGGTGAAGAGATGAGCAACGACAGCCGGCCGGCCGAGCCGGAGCAGGGGCGCACGGGGGAGAGGGTGGCCCAATGGGCGGAGGGACGACTCGGCTACCGCCGTGTCGTCCGCTCCGCGCGGCGCCTGGTCTTCCCTGAACACTGGTCGTTCCTGCTCGGCGAGATCGCGCTCTACAGCTTCGTCATCCTGCTCGTCACCGGCGTCTATCTGAGCTTCTACTTCCACCCCTCCTCCGAACTCGTCGTCTACCAGGGCAGCTATGCCCCGCTGCGGGGGCAGTTGGTGTCGGAGGCATTCGACTCGACGCTACACATCTCCTTCGACGTCCGCGGCGGTCTGCTCATCCGCCAGGCGCACCACTGGGCAGCCCTGGTCTTCGTGGCCGCCGTGTTCGCGCACATGATGCGAGTCTTCTTCACGGGCGCGTTCCGCAAACCGCGAGAGCTGAACTGGATATTCGGTTTCCTGCTGTTCACCTTGGCGATGTTCGCGGGACTGACCGGTTACGACCTTCCCGACGACCTGTTGTCCGGAACCGGGCTGCAGGTCGTGAACGGAACCCTTCTGTCGATCCCGGTCGTCGGGACCTATCTGTCCTTCTTCCTCTTCGGCGGCGAGTTCCCCGGCGACGACCT contains:
- a CDS encoding 2-hydroxyacid dehydrogenase; this translates as MSANSPQVWLPAHFADLADLPPGLDYARWDGRSDFPSDPAKVEFYAPPLTQDIDIISRPLKRMTRLRVVQALSSGTDELRAALGRLPRPVTLCNTRGVPAPSTAELALTLILASLRGIPEALRAQDRGAWSPQFAPSLYGRSVLIVGYGAVGSAVEDLLAPFGCAVTRVASEERDSRRGPVQSVTRLPDFLADADVVVLSIPLTPQTRQLFDAGLLARMKDGALLVNVSRGAVLDTDALLKEAHTGRLRAALDVTDPEPLPQAHPLWTTPGVLITPHVGAFTLSLWPRLEALIRRQLARFAAGEELENIVPR